Proteins encoded within one genomic window of Gloeobacter kilaueensis JS1:
- the crtO gene encoding beta-carotene ketolase CrtO has product MQTYDAIIIGAGHNGLVCAAYLLKAGFSVLLLEKRSIPGGGATTEEIMPEEAPGFQFNRCAIDHEFIHLGPVVQELQLESYGLEYLWCDPVVFCPQPDGRYFLGHRSVEQTCQEIARYSERDARRYGEFISYWQRVMGVFIPLFNAPPKSIVDIAGNFDWAKIKDLLSVLGPPNQILDFARNLLVSPQELMEEWFDTEVVRAPLVRLASELGATPQQNGLAFGAVMMGMRHNPGMARPRGGTGQLTRALLNMVASLGGTVLCDQSVERILLDESRAVGVRVKGGNEYRASHGVISNIDAKRVFLQLLEPLDVDRFDPQLRERADRRIKGNNETILKIDCALSEPPRFSNHNHQDNYLIGSVLIADSVQQVSEAHALPEVGRIPDQNPSLYAVVPSVLDPSLAPEGKHTLWIEFFAPYQIAGAEGEGLDGTGWTDELKNKVADRVLDKLAEYAPNLKDAIIARRVESPAELARRLGTIQGKYYHLDMSIDKLMFFRPLPELANYKTPIDGLYLSGAGTHPGGSISGMPGRNCARVFLQDQRSAAQTIKEWWNQATGAIKP; this is encoded by the coding sequence GTGCAAACCTACGACGCAATTATCATCGGTGCCGGTCACAACGGCCTGGTCTGTGCTGCCTACCTGCTCAAGGCTGGTTTCAGCGTCTTGCTCCTTGAGAAGCGATCGATCCCCGGCGGTGGGGCGACGACCGAGGAGATCATGCCCGAGGAGGCACCGGGCTTTCAGTTCAACCGCTGCGCCATCGATCACGAATTTATTCACCTGGGTCCAGTCGTCCAGGAGCTGCAACTCGAAAGCTACGGCCTCGAATATCTCTGGTGCGACCCGGTTGTTTTTTGCCCCCAGCCTGACGGTCGCTATTTTTTAGGCCACCGCTCCGTCGAGCAGACCTGTCAGGAGATTGCCCGCTACAGCGAGCGCGACGCCCGCCGCTACGGCGAATTTATCTCCTACTGGCAGCGGGTGATGGGCGTGTTCATTCCGCTTTTTAACGCCCCGCCCAAGTCGATCGTCGATATTGCCGGCAACTTTGATTGGGCCAAGATCAAGGACCTGCTCTCGGTCCTCGGTCCGCCCAACCAGATTCTCGATTTTGCCCGCAACTTGCTGGTCAGCCCGCAGGAACTGATGGAGGAATGGTTCGATACAGAAGTGGTGAGGGCTCCCCTGGTGCGGCTTGCCTCCGAACTGGGGGCGACGCCGCAGCAAAATGGCCTCGCTTTTGGGGCGGTGATGATGGGGATGCGCCACAATCCGGGCATGGCTCGTCCGCGCGGCGGCACCGGCCAGCTCACCCGCGCCCTGCTCAATATGGTCGCCAGTCTCGGTGGCACCGTGCTGTGCGATCAGTCCGTCGAGCGCATCTTGCTCGACGAGAGCCGGGCGGTGGGCGTGCGGGTCAAAGGCGGCAACGAGTACCGCGCCAGCCATGGGGTCATCTCCAACATCGACGCCAAGCGCGTCTTTTTGCAGCTCCTCGAACCGCTCGATGTCGATCGCTTCGATCCGCAGTTGCGCGAGCGGGCCGACCGGCGCATCAAAGGCAACAACGAGACCATCCTCAAGATCGACTGCGCTTTGAGCGAGCCGCCGCGCTTCAGCAACCACAACCACCAGGACAACTACCTGATCGGCTCAGTGCTCATCGCCGATTCGGTCCAGCAAGTGAGCGAAGCCCACGCCCTGCCGGAGGTGGGCCGCATCCCCGATCAAAATCCGTCGCTGTACGCGGTGGTGCCGAGCGTGCTCGATCCGAGCCTCGCCCCGGAGGGCAAACACACCCTCTGGATCGAGTTTTTTGCGCCCTACCAGATCGCTGGAGCCGAGGGCGAGGGCCTCGATGGCACCGGCTGGACCGACGAACTCAAAAACAAGGTGGCCGACCGGGTTCTAGACAAGCTGGCCGAGTACGCCCCCAACCTCAAAGATGCGATCATCGCCCGCCGCGTCGAGAGCCCGGCGGAGCTGGCCCGCCGCCTTGGCACGATCCAGGGCAAGTACTACCACCTGGACATGTCGATCGACAAGTTGATGTTCTTCCGGCCCCTGCCGGAGCTGGCCAACTACAAGACACCGATCGACGGCCTGTACCTGAGCGGTGCCGGTACCCATCCGGGTGGCTCGATCTCAGGAATGCCCGGTCGCAACTGCGCCCGCGTCTTCTTGCAGGACCAGCGCTCAGCGGCCCAGACGATCAAAGAATGGTGGAACCAGGCGACGGGGGCAATCAAGCCCTGA
- a CDS encoding nucleotidyl transferase AbiEii/AbiGii toxin family protein, which produces MLRQLNSNFLEECTAFFGGGTLITLLYGEYRLSQDIDFACPAGSGYRFLRNQVQKMGCNALFHNTEDIEIPRPPRTDQYGIRFPVCIEGELIKFEIFCEARIQLGSPSRPSWAPVACLNEIDTFAEKLLANADRWLDSSVECRDLIDLCFMRRTHPMPQEAVQKATDAYDVLPSLHRAIRRFQENPQERHRCFTALEIKDRPAAIDGLDLLAQDQGFGPTQRAADEQHL; this is translated from the coding sequence GTGCTCCGACAGTTAAACAGCAACTTTTTGGAAGAATGTACAGCTTTTTTTGGTGGCGGCACTCTGATAACCTTGCTCTATGGCGAGTACCGCTTGAGCCAGGACATTGATTTTGCCTGCCCTGCAGGTTCTGGCTATCGGTTTCTGCGCAATCAGGTACAAAAGATGGGTTGCAATGCGCTATTCCACAATACTGAGGATATCGAGATCCCGCGACCACCGCGCACAGACCAGTACGGTATTCGCTTTCCCGTGTGCATTGAAGGAGAACTGATCAAATTTGAAATCTTTTGCGAAGCTCGCATTCAACTTGGCTCCCCTTCTCGACCGTCCTGGGCACCGGTTGCCTGTCTCAATGAGATAGACACTTTTGCTGAGAAGCTCCTCGCCAACGCGGATCGCTGGCTGGACTCCTCTGTAGAGTGCCGCGACCTCATCGACTTGTGTTTTATGCGCCGGACTCACCCGATGCCCCAAGAAGCTGTGCAGAAAGCCACCGACGCCTACGACGTATTACCCAGCCTGCACAGGGCTATTCGTCGGTTCCAGGAGAATCCTCAGGAGCGGCACCGGTGCTTCACAGCTCTAGAAATCAAAGACCGACCAGCGGCTATAGATGGCCTGGATCTCCTCGCCCAAGATCAAGGTTTTGGGCCAACGCAGCGAGCGGCGGACGAACAACATCTATAA
- the hpt gene encoding hypoxanthine phosphoribosyltransferase produces the protein MNKVLYSEEEIALQVQQLAAQISDYYAPRVSIAEPLVLLPVLKGAFIFSADLVRQLTVPVRVEFLRASSYRSGTVSGALELDIPGASALRGQHLLILEDIIDTGKTVSQILMALRACEPASLQICALLDKPARRVSAIELAFCGLTIAGDRFVIGYGMDLAERYRELPYVGEIDTCTF, from the coding sequence GTGAACAAAGTTCTGTACTCCGAAGAAGAAATTGCCCTGCAGGTACAGCAGCTTGCTGCTCAGATTTCTGATTATTATGCGCCGCGCGTGTCGATCGCAGAACCGCTGGTGCTGTTGCCGGTGCTCAAAGGAGCCTTTATCTTTAGCGCCGATCTGGTCCGGCAGCTGACGGTACCGGTGCGCGTCGAATTTTTGCGGGCGAGCAGCTACCGCAGCGGCACGGTTTCTGGTGCCCTCGAGCTGGACATTCCGGGGGCAAGCGCCCTGCGGGGCCAGCACCTGCTGATTCTTGAGGACATCATCGATACCGGCAAGACCGTCAGCCAGATCCTGATGGCTCTGCGTGCCTGCGAACCGGCCTCACTGCAGATCTGTGCGCTGCTCGACAAACCGGCCCGGCGGGTAAGCGCTATCGAGCTGGCTTTCTGTGGTCTTACGATCGCGGGCGACCGCTTTGTGATCGGCTACGGCATGGATCTGGCGGAGCGCTACCGCGAGTTGCCCTACGTCGGCGAGATCGACACATGCACCTTTTGA
- the ispD gene encoding 2-C-methyl-D-erythritol 4-phosphate cytidylyltransferase, which produces MHLLIPAAGSGRRMGEPINKLLLPLLGRPILAWTVLAAEAAPTIEWIGVVGQPKDEEAIRRVLAVLALTTPVQWIEGGATRQQSVYRGLLALPDGAGRVLIHDGARCLASVDLLERCCGALEQSAAIIAAVPVRDTIKEVQPGGIIARTVERERLWAAQTPQGFAVEPLLAAHRWAIDNRIEVTDDAALFELRDRPVQVIPGEQTNLKITAPADLWLAEAILRAQGHQD; this is translated from the coding sequence ATGCACCTTTTGATCCCGGCGGCGGGCAGCGGTCGGCGGATGGGCGAGCCGATCAACAAGCTCTTGCTGCCCCTGTTGGGCCGGCCAATCCTCGCCTGGACGGTTCTGGCCGCCGAGGCCGCACCGACGATCGAGTGGATCGGCGTCGTCGGCCAGCCAAAAGATGAGGAGGCGATCCGCAGAGTCCTCGCTGTCCTGGCCCTTACTACCCCCGTGCAGTGGATCGAAGGGGGCGCAACCCGCCAGCAGTCGGTCTACCGGGGACTTCTCGCCCTGCCCGATGGGGCGGGCCGGGTGCTCATCCACGACGGAGCGCGCTGTCTGGCGAGCGTCGATCTACTTGAGCGCTGCTGTGGGGCGCTCGAACAGAGTGCCGCGATTATCGCTGCGGTCCCCGTGCGCGACACGATCAAAGAAGTCCAACCGGGCGGGATTATTGCCCGCACCGTCGAGCGCGAACGGCTCTGGGCGGCCCAGACGCCCCAGGGCTTTGCCGTCGAGCCGCTGCTTGCCGCCCACCGCTGGGCCATCGATAACCGCATCGAGGTGACCGACGACGCTGCCCTCTTTGAATTGCGCGACCGCCCGGTCCAGGTAATTCCCGGCGAGCAGACCAACCTCAAGATCACCGCACCGGCGGATCTGTGGCTGGCGGAAGCTATCTTGAGAGCACAAGGGCATCAGGATTGA
- a CDS encoding DUF1995 family protein has protein sequence MSELPRTLAETFAQCETALLSALADGKRRLQIDIKVPGIELLTLLEGLAAAPPLGEGNWAAAFADPGAAALARRRLGDVSYALRGLSEFRSGMTDYSALVVLEPSAVEVDKVEALATQVGNKPLILLNSRLQEAGVVGIGLAGRQLRERFLSTLEPVYIIQPFSGGSLYRAYPDRWQLWREEADGDYSKVCEFDHQPSGEQIDRALSPAQSEGLFAGLRRFLRALGQ, from the coding sequence ATGAGTGAACTGCCCCGTACCCTCGCTGAAACCTTCGCCCAGTGTGAGACAGCACTGCTATCAGCACTGGCGGACGGCAAGCGCCGCCTGCAAATTGATATCAAGGTGCCCGGCATCGAGCTTCTGACGCTGCTGGAGGGGCTGGCAGCGGCCCCGCCTCTAGGGGAGGGCAACTGGGCGGCGGCCTTCGCCGACCCAGGAGCGGCAGCCCTGGCGCGCCGGAGGCTGGGCGATGTCAGCTACGCACTGCGGGGGCTCAGCGAGTTTCGCAGTGGCATGACAGACTACAGCGCCCTGGTCGTGCTCGAACCGAGTGCGGTCGAGGTCGATAAAGTCGAAGCGCTCGCCACCCAGGTGGGCAACAAACCGCTGATTTTGCTCAACTCCCGCCTCCAGGAAGCAGGAGTGGTCGGCATTGGCCTGGCGGGGCGACAGTTGCGCGAGCGCTTTTTATCGACCCTGGAGCCGGTCTACATCATCCAGCCTTTTAGCGGCGGCAGCCTCTACCGCGCTTATCCCGATCGCTGGCAGCTCTGGCGCGAGGAAGCGGACGGCGACTACTCGAAAGTCTGTGAATTCGACCACCAGCCCAGCGGCGAGCAGATCGATCGCGCCCTCTCACCGGCCCAGAGCGAGGGACTGTTTGCCGGCCTGCGGCGCTTTTTGCGCGCCCTTGGCCAGTAA
- the radC gene encoding RadC family protein — translation MEALRIAELPACERPRERLFDGGPRGLATAELLAILLGSGQANGLSAIGLAQRLLRSLEGPGCDPLAHLRDISAAELMLQPGIGPARAASLLAALELGRRVFLAPPAPRPVVDSPQAVAAVLRAEMAFARQEQFAVLLLDIKNRLIAHRIVTLGTLDETLAHPREIFREAIRQAAAGIIVAHNHPSGITDPSAEDLRLTRQLLECARTLQIPVLDHVIVAQHSCTSLRRTTALWQS, via the coding sequence ATGGAAGCTCTGCGCATCGCCGAATTGCCCGCCTGCGAGCGGCCACGGGAACGACTGTTCGACGGTGGCCCCAGGGGACTGGCCACCGCCGAACTGCTCGCGATTTTATTGGGCAGCGGCCAGGCGAACGGCCTGAGCGCCATTGGGCTGGCCCAGCGGCTCCTGCGCTCCCTCGAAGGGCCGGGCTGCGACCCGCTGGCGCACCTGCGCGACATCAGCGCCGCTGAACTGATGCTCCAGCCGGGCATTGGACCGGCGAGGGCCGCCAGCCTGCTTGCCGCCCTTGAACTGGGCCGGCGGGTTTTTCTGGCACCCCCAGCGCCGCGCCCCGTCGTCGATAGTCCCCAGGCTGTGGCGGCGGTGCTCAGGGCCGAGATGGCCTTTGCCCGCCAGGAACAGTTCGCCGTGCTCCTGCTCGATATCAAGAATCGGCTCATCGCCCACCGGATCGTCACCCTTGGCACCCTCGATGAAACCCTCGCCCACCCGCGCGAGATCTTCCGCGAGGCGATCCGCCAGGCAGCGGCGGGGATCATCGTCGCCCACAACCATCCTTCCGGGATCACCGACCCTTCGGCGGAGGATCTGCGCCTCACCCGCCAGCTGCTCGAATGCGCCCGGACCCTGCAGATTCCGGTGCTCGACCACGTGATTGTCGCTCAGCACAGCTGCACCAGCCTGCGGCGGACCACCGCCCTCTGGCAGTCCTGA
- a CDS encoding TonB-dependent receptor plug domain-containing protein, which translates to MDRRFWASPILGCAFFVMAGGAAAAEELPRPSTRAADLAPAEWSQIAQATQASEAQTNDLDEVIVTGSVRTRRQSETTAPVYTIDRRQLEQKGARTLGDAIRNVPGVASNIYGAGSDVHNGHFIRGLPTTSTAILIDGRPISNLNQQHFDPGEIPVNNVERVEVMPTGGTTLYGSTALGGVINVITRKPTRPLEGQVSVEFGSYGYSKYGAYYQGRSGNFTYNLAYENFNTLNNYFYSVERPVGRLTGIRPNGDFSQRSYNLNLSYDIDPRNTLSLDTYIRNTAKGVSPFSITDTRTNVFAGLSAEQLGFNNDHKSRLSTDTWGVALTWDSKLGQGNDSTAQVRLSLDRSRNRELDPAGEDFQTGVYLLGLRATHNWQLTPSWNLTYGLDWLKEIGTSEVVNLNQVDYNTSLDRPAVFFLNEFRLAPNLLMNAGARYSVTSQYGNSFDPSIGVRWQIAPNFALRSNWSQGFKAPNFDDLYGKTVHKGNPNLLPERGSFWDAGFDWEPTPSTSLRFSTFISDVRNLLTINLVDPRQPDFPYFASLGYINGDRVRVNYPAVYITGLEFGFNWKMSPRWELFATGTYTDARIIDGLRPDISQTQYQLVPFLVGNLGLSYATPSGFRAALFANVVGGRSVDTYHVGPSDIEVRDPATNNPIFLEHIAKLPTGSTLPGYATLDLSLRVPMGENLTANAYIENLLGTYFEKSYGNPAPGTNFRLGLKSTF; encoded by the coding sequence ATGGACAGGCGCTTTTGGGCGAGCCCGATTTTGGGCTGCGCATTTTTTGTGATGGCTGGAGGAGCGGCGGCGGCAGAGGAGTTGCCGCGCCCCTCGACGCGGGCCGCCGATCTTGCCCCGGCGGAATGGTCCCAGATTGCCCAGGCCACCCAGGCCAGTGAGGCCCAGACAAACGATCTCGACGAGGTGATCGTCACCGGCTCGGTGCGAACGCGCCGCCAGAGCGAGACCACCGCCCCGGTCTATACGATCGACCGCCGCCAGCTGGAGCAAAAGGGGGCGCGCACCCTGGGCGATGCAATCCGCAACGTGCCGGGGGTGGCTTCCAACATCTACGGTGCCGGTTCCGACGTTCACAACGGCCACTTCATCCGGGGGCTGCCCACGACGAGTACAGCGATCTTGATCGACGGCAGACCGATCAGCAACCTCAACCAGCAGCACTTCGACCCCGGCGAGATCCCGGTCAACAACGTCGAGCGGGTGGAGGTGATGCCCACTGGCGGCACCACCCTCTACGGCAGTACCGCCCTCGGCGGGGTGATCAACGTGATTACCCGCAAACCGACCCGGCCCCTGGAAGGCCAGGTGAGTGTCGAATTTGGCAGCTACGGCTACAGCAAGTACGGCGCGTACTACCAGGGCCGCTCCGGCAACTTTACCTACAACCTGGCTTACGAAAATTTCAACACCCTCAACAATTACTTCTACTCGGTCGAGCGGCCCGTCGGGCGGCTGACCGGCATCCGGCCCAACGGCGATTTTTCTCAGCGCTCCTACAACCTCAACCTCAGCTACGACATCGATCCGCGCAACACCCTGAGCCTCGACACCTACATCCGCAACACCGCCAAGGGCGTCTCGCCCTTTTCGATCACCGACACCCGCACGAACGTCTTCGCCGGCTTGAGCGCCGAGCAGTTGGGCTTCAACAACGATCACAAGTCGCGCCTGAGCACCGACACCTGGGGGGTGGCCCTCACCTGGGACAGCAAACTGGGGCAGGGCAACGACTCGACCGCCCAGGTGCGCCTGTCGCTCGACCGCTCGCGCAACCGGGAACTCGATCCGGCGGGCGAGGACTTTCAGACCGGCGTCTACCTGCTGGGCCTGCGCGCCACCCACAACTGGCAGCTCACCCCCAGCTGGAACCTGACCTACGGGCTCGACTGGCTCAAGGAGATCGGCACCTCCGAGGTGGTCAACCTCAACCAGGTAGACTACAACACCAGCCTCGATCGGCCTGCGGTCTTTTTTCTCAACGAATTTCGCCTGGCACCGAATCTGCTGATGAATGCGGGGGCGCGCTACAGCGTCACCAGCCAGTATGGCAATTCCTTCGACCCGAGTATCGGCGTGCGCTGGCAGATAGCGCCCAACTTTGCCCTGCGCTCCAACTGGAGCCAGGGCTTCAAGGCTCCCAACTTCGACGACCTCTACGGCAAGACCGTCCACAAGGGCAACCCGAATCTGCTACCTGAGCGGGGAAGCTTCTGGGATGCAGGTTTTGACTGGGAACCGACCCCAAGTACCAGCCTGCGCTTCAGCACGTTTATCTCCGACGTGCGCAATCTGCTTACGATCAACCTGGTGGACCCGCGCCAGCCAGATTTTCCGTACTTTGCCTCGCTGGGCTACATCAACGGCGACCGGGTGCGGGTCAATTATCCGGCGGTCTATATCACCGGCCTTGAATTTGGCTTCAACTGGAAGATGTCGCCGCGCTGGGAACTCTTTGCCACCGGCACCTACACCGACGCCCGGATCATCGATGGCCTGCGGCCCGACATCAGCCAGACCCAGTACCAGCTCGTGCCTTTTTTGGTCGGCAACCTCGGCCTCTCCTACGCCACTCCGAGTGGTTTTCGCGCTGCCCTGTTTGCCAACGTCGTCGGTGGCCGCTCGGTCGATACCTACCACGTCGGCCCCTCGGACATCGAAGTGCGCGACCCGGCTACCAACAATCCGATCTTTCTTGAGCACATCGCGAAGCTGCCCACCGGCTCGACGCTGCCCGGCTACGCCACCCTCGATCTCTCGCTGCGTGTCCCGATGGGTGAAAATCTGACGGCAAACGCCTACATCGAAAATTTGCTCGGCACCTACTTTGAAAAGTCCTACGGCAACCCGGCACCGGGGACAAACTTCCGGCTCGGCCTCAAATCGACATTTTGA
- a CDS encoding LL-diaminopimelate aminotransferase: protein MRLAARLEKLQSNVFSLMDEAKAKARRAGKPVVDLSLGSSDLSPPAHAIESIRRSLGDPASHGYLLFQGTRSFREACATWYAGRYGLLLDPESEILPLIGSQEGTAHIPLAVLNPGDVALLLDPGYPSHIGGVYLAGGQIYPLELKPEHGFLPQLERIPEEVVARSRMLVLSYPHNPTTATAPLAFFERAVAFCRRHDIVLVHDFPYSDFVLEGERAPSILQADPERSVSIEFFSFSKSFHMGGFRIGFAVGNRELISALRQVKAAVDFNQYRGILDGAEAALRGPQDYLDAALAVFRSRRDRAVAALAKIGWQVTAPKATMYLWPQLPASWRGSSAEFCIRLVEETGVALAPGSGFGRSGEGYVRFALVHPEDVLEEAIERIARFF, encoded by the coding sequence ATGCGTCTGGCGGCCCGACTGGAGAAGCTCCAGTCCAACGTGTTTAGCTTGATGGACGAGGCGAAGGCGAAGGCGCGCCGGGCCGGCAAGCCGGTGGTGGACCTGTCGCTGGGTTCATCGGATCTGTCTCCACCCGCCCACGCCATCGAGAGCATCCGCCGCTCGCTGGGCGATCCGGCTTCCCACGGCTATCTGCTCTTTCAGGGCACCCGCTCGTTTCGCGAAGCCTGCGCCACCTGGTACGCCGGGCGCTACGGCCTGCTTCTTGATCCGGAGAGCGAAATTCTGCCTTTGATCGGTTCTCAAGAAGGCACCGCCCACATTCCGCTCGCCGTGCTCAACCCCGGCGATGTGGCGCTGCTTTTAGATCCGGGCTATCCGTCCCACATCGGCGGCGTCTATCTGGCGGGTGGGCAGATCTACCCGCTCGAACTCAAGCCGGAACACGGCTTTTTGCCCCAGCTGGAGCGCATTCCCGAAGAAGTGGTTGCCAGAAGCCGGATGCTGGTGCTGAGCTATCCCCATAATCCGACCACCGCCACCGCACCGCTGGCCTTCTTTGAGCGGGCCGTCGCCTTCTGCCGCCGCCACGACATCGTTCTGGTCCACGACTTTCCGTACTCCGACTTTGTCCTCGAAGGCGAGCGCGCCCCTTCGATTCTGCAGGCCGATCCCGAGCGCAGCGTATCGATCGAATTTTTTAGTTTTTCCAAGTCCTTTCACATGGGGGGCTTTCGCATCGGCTTCGCTGTCGGCAACCGCGAGTTGATAAGCGCCCTGCGTCAGGTCAAGGCAGCGGTCGATTTTAACCAGTACCGGGGCATTCTCGATGGAGCGGAGGCGGCTCTGCGCGGACCCCAGGACTACCTCGACGCGGCGCTCGCCGTCTTTCGCTCCCGGCGCGACCGGGCGGTGGCGGCCCTGGCCAAAATTGGCTGGCAGGTAACAGCGCCGAAGGCGACGATGTACCTGTGGCCGCAACTGCCCGCCAGCTGGCGGGGCAGCTCGGCAGAATTTTGCATCCGTCTGGTCGAAGAGACCGGCGTCGCCCTCGCCCCCGGTTCGGGCTTTGGCCGCTCCGGCGAGGGGTACGTGCGCTTTGCCCTCGTCCATCCTGAAGACGTTCTCGAAGAGGCGATCGAGCGCATCGCCCGCTTCTTTTAG
- a CDS encoding ArnT family glycosyltransferase, which produces MPTLESSRKFAAGSPIFTVVGLLALCLAFFFWRLDAYTLFDRTETETAEVARQMFASGDWVTPIFNGIRYFDKPVLLYWLMAIGFQFFGVGEWGVRLPSALFATVLVLITYGFTRRLLGARPALLATTILIANPFVFGLARTGVTDMGLGCFMAAALYGWYWSFSEKRPWGYWLGFACLAGAVLIKGPIGLLLPGLTILIFAAWSGQWRRLAELPWLGGTALFALLTLPWYVLVTQANGAGFLWTFFFHHNIDRFLSVIDNQPGPWYYYLLYTPAGFFPWVALLPVTLPQLARFEWVRRSYWQQRPPAEQLRLFLCLWFAIVLVFLSTASTKLPHYIMPALPALALLCAIVWESQMRQAKGPLLRLGLAGIAGFWLLLAVAFAVAPRLISDPTLPDLRASLEATGLPWMLAGICLAAAIAAVAALVRAQLEWAWAGNLLAFFLLFIALINGLMPLLEPQLHGPLLAIANRLHREVRPGILPASLNVYAPSLNFYGRIDRIPVYIKSPQVRYQMAQSERMLLVTTAQALCDHWMLLNEYPIIYSAGIYRIYDIPPHSRLRYSKSEACQQMHTLDVQNFRVH; this is translated from the coding sequence ATGCCCACCCTCGAATCCTCCCGCAAGTTTGCCGCCGGTTCGCCGATTTTTACCGTTGTCGGGCTGCTGGCGCTGTGCCTGGCTTTCTTTTTCTGGCGGCTCGACGCCTACACGCTCTTCGACCGTACCGAGACGGAGACGGCGGAGGTGGCCCGGCAGATGTTCGCAAGTGGCGATTGGGTGACGCCCATCTTTAACGGCATCCGATACTTCGACAAGCCGGTGTTGCTGTACTGGCTGATGGCCATCGGTTTTCAGTTTTTTGGGGTGGGCGAGTGGGGGGTGCGCCTGCCTTCGGCGCTGTTTGCCACCGTGCTCGTGCTCATCACCTACGGCTTTACCCGGCGCTTGTTGGGTGCCCGTCCGGCGCTACTCGCCACGACGATCTTGATTGCCAATCCGTTCGTCTTTGGGCTGGCGCGCACGGGGGTGACCGACATGGGCCTGGGCTGCTTTATGGCGGCGGCCCTCTACGGCTGGTACTGGTCCTTTAGTGAAAAGCGGCCCTGGGGCTACTGGCTGGGCTTTGCCTGTTTGGCGGGGGCGGTGCTGATCAAAGGCCCCATCGGGCTGTTGCTGCCGGGGCTGACGATTCTCATCTTCGCAGCCTGGAGCGGCCAGTGGCGACGGCTCGCTGAGCTGCCCTGGCTCGGGGGCACGGCCCTTTTTGCACTTTTGACCCTGCCCTGGTACGTGCTGGTCACCCAGGCGAACGGTGCCGGTTTCTTATGGACGTTTTTCTTTCATCACAACATCGACCGCTTTTTGAGCGTCATCGATAACCAGCCGGGGCCGTGGTACTACTACCTGCTCTATACCCCGGCGGGTTTCTTTCCCTGGGTCGCTCTTTTGCCCGTGACCTTGCCGCAGTTGGCCCGCTTTGAGTGGGTGCGGCGGAGCTACTGGCAGCAGCGGCCACCGGCTGAACAGTTGCGTTTGTTTTTATGCCTCTGGTTTGCGATCGTGCTCGTCTTTTTGAGCACCGCCTCCACCAAGCTGCCCCACTACATCATGCCGGCCCTACCGGCCCTCGCTCTGCTCTGTGCCATCGTCTGGGAAAGCCAGATGCGCCAGGCAAAAGGCCCGCTCCTCCGCCTCGGCCTCGCAGGCATTGCCGGTTTCTGGCTGTTGCTGGCGGTGGCCTTCGCAGTCGCCCCGCGCCTGATTAGCGATCCGACCCTGCCGGATCTGCGGGCGAGCCTGGAGGCGACCGGCCTGCCCTGGATGCTTGCCGGTATCTGTCTGGCCGCTGCGATTGCCGCTGTCGCAGCCCTGGTGCGCGCTCAGCTGGAGTGGGCCTGGGCGGGCAACCTGTTGGCTTTCTTTTTGCTTTTTATCGCCCTCATCAACGGCCTGATGCCGCTGCTGGAGCCCCAGTTGCATGGCCCGCTTCTGGCGATTGCCAACCGCCTGCACCGGGAGGTCCGCCCCGGCATTCTGCCCGCCTCGCTCAACGTCTACGCCCCCAGCCTGAATTTTTATGGCCGCATCGACCGTATCCCCGTCTACATCAAAAGCCCCCAGGTCCGCTACCAGATGGCCCAATCCGAGCGGATGCTGCTGGTGACCACTGCCCAGGCCCTGTGCGATCACTGGATGCTCTTGAACGAGTACCCGATTATCTACAGCGCCGGTATCTACCGCATCTACGACATCCCGCCCCACTCGCGGCTTCGCTACTCAAAATCTGAGGCATGTCAGCAGATGCACACACTAGATGTGCAGAACTTTCGGGTACACTAG